The genomic interval AGGCCCACCAGCAGCGCGATGACCGGATAGGGATCATTCATGGTCATCACGAAGGGGAGCATGATGGCCAGGGTGGTGGGGCCGCCGATACCCGGCAGGAACCCCACCAAGCTTCCGATCAGCACTCCCAGGGCCATCATGCCCAGGGAGTGCAGAGTCAGAATGCCGAGCAGGCCGTCAACGGCGGCTTCAAGCATGGATTGAGGGAGGCCGGCCGGTAAGGCTCAGCGGAACGCTATTTCTTTTTCTTCTTGCCCGTGGGCAGGCCGTGCTCCTCGCGGATCTTGAAGAGGAAGTCCTTCACTTCCTGGGAAGCGTCGGTGGATTCCAAGACCAGCTTGGCCGTGGCCGCGCCGTCCCGGGTTCTCCAGGCCTCGCCGAAGAACTTGGTGGCCTCCGTCTGGAACTTGGCGTCCTTCACCATATCGGCCCAGGCCCCGTGCAGCGTCTTCATGACGCTTGCCGGCGTTCCCTTGGGGGCGTGCAGAAACTTGTCCACGTCGGAGGGTCCGGCCCACACCTTGAAGGCCTGCCAGGCCACGCCCGAGGGCTTCTTGTCACCGAGTATTTCCTCGAAAGTGGGTATGTCGGGGAAGTCCTTGCGGCGCTTGTCCGTCAGCAACACGAGGGGGTCCACCACGCCGTCCCTCTGGAGGTCCCGGATGAGCTTGGCGTTGCCGGTGCCCCACATCTCGATCTCGCCTTGCCGCAAGGCCAGCACCATCTCGCCGGTACCCGCGTAGCCGAAGATCCAGCGGTTGTTCCAGT from Deltaproteobacteria bacterium carries:
- a CDS encoding tripartite tricarboxylate transporter substrate-binding protein — protein: MATGGYRATVLASVFAGVVLCAAAAMAADDYYAGKTVTVLVSSSPGGGTDATARLVSRFLPKFIPGNPKTIVQNMPGGGGTVVNNYYTRRAKPDGLTLLQDSSSALSTYVRGGKRVKFNPREYSYIGSIMRGGSILMVRKDARKRLTDPKAKPVVVGDSDGIRTWVAMTVWGAKYLDWNNRWIFGYAGTGEMVLALRQGEIEMWGTGNAKLIRDLQRDGVVDPLVLLTDKRRKDFPDIPTFEEILGDKKPSGVAWQAFKVWAGPSDVDKFLHAPKGTPASVMKTLHGAWADMVKDAKFQTEATKFFGEAWRTRDGAATAKLVLESTDASQEVKDFLFKIREEHGLPTGKKKKK
- a CDS encoding tripartite tricarboxylate transporter permease, which codes for MLEAAVDGLLGILTLHSLGMMALGVLIGSLVGFLPGIGGPTTLAIMLPFVMTMNDPYPVIALLVGL